The Williamsia sp. DF01-3 genome has a window encoding:
- a CDS encoding glycosyltransferase — translation MRVVQVANFYGPRSGGLRTAVDQLGAGYCAAGHDVTLIVPGPLHTEEKLATGVVRITVPAPRVAFTGGYRVARMRPVVDVAAAMRPDAIEVSDRLTLRGLGQWARRRDVASAMISHERLDRMLGQVMPAQAARRLADVANRRTAQSYDTVVCTTEFAREEFDRIGASNVRRVPLGVDLRTFHPNRRDAGTRARWARTDQPLLVHCGRLSVEKHVDGSIDALAVLRDNGVDARLVIAGDGPMRGRLERRAAGLPVEFTGFITDQLALARLLASADVALAPGPHETFGLSALESLASGTPAVVSATSALAEVLDRECGFVAENSPEGFADGIGDVLSRPEVPRREAARRRAEDFGWPRAVREMLAALAA, via the coding sequence ATGCGAGTGGTGCAGGTCGCGAACTTCTACGGCCCCCGGTCCGGGGGCCTTCGGACTGCGGTGGATCAGCTCGGGGCCGGGTACTGCGCGGCAGGGCACGACGTGACGCTGATCGTTCCGGGACCACTGCACACCGAGGAGAAGTTGGCGACCGGAGTCGTGCGGATCACCGTCCCAGCTCCCAGGGTTGCGTTCACCGGGGGATATCGGGTGGCGCGGATGCGGCCCGTGGTCGATGTTGCCGCCGCCATGCGACCCGACGCCATCGAGGTGTCCGACCGGTTGACGCTGCGTGGGCTCGGGCAATGGGCTCGGCGCCGAGATGTCGCCAGCGCGATGATCTCCCACGAACGCCTCGACCGCATGCTCGGTCAGGTGATGCCTGCGCAGGCCGCGCGGAGGCTGGCCGACGTGGCAAACCGCCGCACCGCGCAGTCGTACGACACGGTGGTGTGCACCACCGAGTTCGCCCGCGAAGAGTTCGACCGGATCGGCGCGAGCAATGTCAGGCGAGTGCCGCTCGGCGTGGATCTGCGGACCTTTCATCCCAATCGGCGTGACGCCGGGACTCGCGCTCGGTGGGCGAGGACGGATCAGCCGCTCTTGGTCCACTGCGGCCGATTGTCGGTCGAGAAGCACGTGGACGGGAGCATCGACGCGCTTGCCGTGTTGCGCGACAACGGAGTCGACGCCCGGTTGGTGATAGCGGGGGACGGGCCGATGCGAGGTCGGCTCGAACGCCGCGCCGCCGGTCTGCCCGTCGAGTTCACGGGGTTCATCACCGACCAGCTGGCCCTCGCCCGGCTGCTGGCGTCCGCGGATGTGGCACTGGCCCCGGGACCGCACGAGACCTTCGGATTGTCGGCGCTCGAATCCCTTGCCTCGGGGACACCGGCAGTCGTCTCCGCCACGTCGGCCCTCGCCGAGGTCCTCGACCGAGAGTGCGGATTCGTGGCAGAGAACTCGCCCGAGGGTTTCGCCGACGGCATCGGTGATGTGTTGTCCCGGCCCGAGGTCCCCCGCCGAGAGGCCGCCCGGCGGCGTGCCGAAGACTTCGGGTGGCCGCGGGCGGTCCGCGAGATGCTTGCGGCGCTGGCGGCGTGA
- a CDS encoding MBL fold metallo-hydrolase encodes MLSKDVAPGIHMLTYASTNLYLVEYDDRVLIVDSGLPRVWPHLISALDELGRTPDSVEGIVLTHAHFDHVGTARRAQKEWNVPVWVHTDDERLARHPYRYQHEKTRLLYPLRYPASIPRSGG; translated from the coding sequence GTGCTGAGCAAAGATGTCGCCCCGGGCATCCACATGTTGACCTACGCCTCCACGAATCTGTACCTCGTGGAGTACGACGATCGGGTGCTGATCGTGGATTCCGGGTTGCCCCGGGTGTGGCCGCACCTGATCTCAGCCCTCGACGAACTGGGCCGCACGCCCGACTCGGTCGAGGGAATTGTGCTCACCCATGCGCATTTCGACCACGTGGGCACCGCACGTCGGGCGCAGAAGGAATGGAATGTGCCGGTGTGGGTGCACACCGACGACGAACGGCTCGCCCGGCATCCCTACCGCTACCAGCACGAGAAGACGCGGCTGCTCTACCCGCTTCGGTATCCGGCATCCATCCCCCGCTCGGGCGGATGA
- a CDS encoding MBL fold metallo-hydrolase, translating to MTMAGALMVRGVLNPTAITTDQVLPGAPVVIPTPGHTVGHIALHFPDRDALIAGDALVTLDPYTAQTGPQIVAGAATADSGRALGSVKRLADTHASVVLPGHGEPWKDGIEAAADLALSRGPH from the coding sequence ATGACCATGGCCGGGGCACTGATGGTTCGGGGAGTACTGAATCCGACTGCGATCACCACCGACCAGGTGCTACCCGGGGCTCCGGTGGTCATCCCGACGCCGGGCCACACCGTCGGTCACATCGCTCTGCACTTCCCCGACCGCGATGCCCTGATCGCCGGCGACGCGCTCGTCACGCTCGATCCGTACACCGCCCAGACCGGACCACAGATCGTTGCCGGTGCCGCGACGGCAGACAGTGGTCGCGCCCTGGGTTCGGTCAAAAGACTCGCCGATACGCACGCATCGGTGGTGCTGCCAGGACACGGCGAGCCCTGGAAAGATGGCATCGAGGCGGCCGCCGACCTCGCCCTCTCGCGCGGTCCGCACTGA
- a CDS encoding GTPase: MSRPHEGRRTRPHALRDQLTAALAEIARIDRPLARSTAQIRDTLWAPPRVVVAGRVKAGKSTLVNALIGDLVADTAATECTKVVAVYQDGAPARAEAVKVGGARHTVRLVDGRPTELGCPTDEVAYLDRFLPSRLLRNMVLIDTPGLATITTGNEHATRRALIDGFGQTRDASVNADAAIFLFDATPRADEVQFLRELGFSAVNTIGALAKADTLGEGAFGDVDPIDAARAQSAVIAESMSASLLTVQPVAGLLAQTAQTGQFTEADADALAALAGLSDTALELWLEAETPSIGTDTERDRLLDLLGEYGLRHARKLAPRGAHAVNSWLQQRSGVDELRANIELDLTRSVLITRAVRACTEIEHLALTHPAGGQIRSYLRQVRQTPQAHTMAEFKAMHALTRSDPESPWVGELRQILIGSGIAGRIGLPPTADRNTVAGELDRRLRKVHEAGLMGGSAAEEQAVAVLLRTYSMMRRAI; this comes from the coding sequence GTGAGCCGGCCCCACGAAGGGCGACGGACCCGGCCGCATGCTCTCCGTGATCAGCTCACAGCGGCACTGGCAGAGATCGCGCGTATCGACCGTCCTCTGGCTCGCAGCACCGCACAGATCCGCGACACCCTCTGGGCGCCTCCGCGTGTGGTGGTCGCCGGGCGGGTGAAGGCCGGCAAGTCCACACTCGTCAATGCCCTGATCGGCGACCTGGTGGCCGACACCGCGGCCACCGAGTGCACCAAGGTCGTTGCGGTGTACCAGGACGGTGCGCCGGCGCGCGCCGAGGCGGTGAAGGTCGGCGGCGCCCGGCACACCGTCCGGCTGGTCGACGGCAGACCCACCGAATTGGGTTGTCCGACAGATGAGGTCGCCTATCTCGACCGGTTCCTGCCGAGCCGACTGCTGCGCAACATGGTGCTGATCGACACCCCCGGACTGGCGACCATCACCACCGGCAACGAGCACGCCACCCGCCGCGCACTGATCGACGGGTTCGGGCAGACCCGCGACGCGTCGGTGAACGCCGACGCGGCGATCTTCCTGTTCGACGCGACGCCGCGCGCCGACGAAGTGCAGTTTTTGCGCGAGCTGGGTTTCTCGGCGGTCAACACGATCGGGGCCCTGGCCAAGGCGGACACCCTGGGCGAGGGCGCATTCGGCGACGTCGATCCCATCGACGCGGCACGAGCACAGTCCGCCGTGATCGCCGAATCGATGTCGGCGAGCCTGCTGACGGTGCAGCCCGTCGCCGGACTGTTGGCGCAGACGGCGCAGACCGGCCAATTCACCGAAGCCGATGCCGACGCGCTGGCGGCACTGGCCGGGCTCTCCGACACGGCGCTCGAGCTCTGGCTGGAAGCAGAGACCCCCTCCATCGGCACCGACACCGAACGCGACAGACTGCTGGACCTGCTGGGTGAGTACGGCTTACGGCACGCCAGAAAACTCGCCCCGCGCGGCGCCCACGCGGTCAACTCATGGCTGCAGCAGCGTTCGGGCGTCGACGAGCTCCGGGCGAACATCGAACTCGATCTCACCCGGTCGGTGCTCATCACGCGAGCTGTGCGGGCGTGCACCGAGATCGAGCATCTGGCGTTGACGCATCCTGCAGGCGGGCAGATCCGGTCGTACCTGCGTCAGGTTCGACAGACCCCCCAGGCACACACCATGGCCGAGTTCAAGGCGATGCACGCCCTGACCCGATCGGACCCTGAGTCACCCTGGGTCGGCGAGTTACGGCAGATCCTGATCGGCTCGGGTATCGCGGGGCGTATCGGTCTGCCACCCACCGCTGATCGCAATACCGTTGCGGGCGAGCTGGATCGACGCCTTCGCAAGGTCCACGAGGCGGGCCTCATGGGCGGGTCCGCGGCCGAGGAGCAGGCGGTGGCCGTGCTCTTGCGCACCTACTCGATGATGCGTCGCGCGATCTGA